A part of Primulina eburnea isolate SZY01 chromosome 10, ASM2296580v1, whole genome shotgun sequence genomic DNA contains:
- the LOC140842567 gene encoding cell division control protein 48 homolog D, whose protein sequence is MSNQAESSDSKGTKRDFSTAILERKKALNRLVVDEAINDDNSVVSLHPETMEKLQLFRGDTILIKGKKRKDTICIALADDTCDEPKIRMNKVVRSNLRVRLGDVVSVHQCADVKYGKRVHILPVDDTIEGVTGNLFDAYLKPYFLEAYRPVRKGDLFLVRGGMRSVEFKIIETDPSEYCVVAPDTEIFCEGEPVKREDEDRLDEIGYDDVGGVRKQMAQIRELVELPLRHPQLFKSIGVKPPKGILLYGPPGSGKTLIARAVANETGAFFFCINGPEIMSKLAGESESNLRKAFEEAEKNAPSIIFIDEIDSIAPKREKTHGEVERRIVSQLLTLMDGLKSRAHVIVMGATNRPNSIDPALRRFGRFDREIDIGVPDEVGRLEVLRIHTKNMKLAEDVDLEKISKNTHGYVGADLAALCTEAALQCIREKMDVIDLEDDSIDAEILNSMAVSNEHFDTALGTSNPSALRETVVEVPNVNWEDIGGLENVKRELQETVQYPVEHPEKFEKFGMSPSKGVLFYGPPGCGKTLLAKAIANECQANFISVKGPELLTMWFGESEANVREIFDKARQSAPCVLFFDELDSIATQRGSSAGDAGGAADRVLNQLLTEMDGMNAKKTVFIIGATNRPDIIDPALLRPGRLDQLIYIPLPDEDSRHQIFKACLRKSPISKDVDLRSLAKYTQGFSGADITEICQRACKYAIRENIEKDIEKERKRSENPEAMEEDVEDEVAEIKAGHFEESMKYARRSVSDADIRKYQSFAQTLQQSRGFGTEFRFAENSSGVAASDPFASSAGAADEDDLYS, encoded by the exons ATGAGCAATCAAGCCGAATCCTCCGATTC AAAAGGTACAAAAAGGGATTTTAGTACAGCGATTCTGGAGAGGAAGAAGGCGCTGAATCGATTAGTGGTTGATGAGGCTATCAATGATGATAACTCGGTGGTGTCGCTTCACCCTGAAACTATGGAAAAACTTCAGCTTTTTCGGGGAGACACTATCTTGATCAAG GGTAAGAAAAGAAAGGATACAATTTGCATTGCCCTTGCTGATGATACTTGTGATGAGCCCAAGATTCGGATGAACAAGGTTGTAAGAAGCAACCTCAGGGTTAGACTTGGAGATGTGGTTTCTGTCCATCAATGTGCTGATGTGAAATATGGGAAGCGAGTCCACATTCTTCCCGTAGACGATACAATTGAAGGGGTTACAGGAAATCTTTTCGATGCTTACCTGAAAC CATACTTCCTTGAAGCATACCGACCTGTGAGGAAAGGCGACCTGTTTCTTGTGAGGGGAGGGATGAGAAGCGTAGAGTTTAAGATCATTGAGACTGATCCTTCAGAATACTGTGTTGTTGCCCCGGATACTGAAATATTCTGTGAGGGAGAGCCAGTAAAAAGGGAGGATGAGGATCGTCTGGATGAGATTGGCTATGACGATGTCGGCGGTGTTCGCAAACAGATGGCTCAAATACGTGAGTTGGTTGAGCTGCCACTCAGGCACCCACAGCTTTTTAAATCAATTGGAGTGAAGCCTCCAAAAGGAATACTACTTTATGGACCTCCGGGATCTGGAAAGACCTTAATAGCTCGAGCTGTGGCCAACGAAACTGGTGCTTTCTTTTTTTGCATCAACGGACCGGAAATAATGTCAAAATTGGCTGGAGAAAGTGAAAGCAATCTAAGGAAGGCGTTTGAGGAAGCCGAGAAGAATGCTCCATCTATCATATTTATTGATGAAATTGATTCAATCGCCCCCAAGAGAGAGAAAACACATGGAGAGGTTGAGAGAAGGATAGTATCCCAACTCCTGACGTTGATGGATGGACTCAAGTCCCGTGCCCATGTTATCGTAATGGGTGCCACAAACCGTCCCAATAGCATTGATCCTGCCCTGAGGAGGTTTGGGAGATTTGATCGGGAAATAGACATTGGCGTTCCTGATGAAGTTGGGCGTCTTGAAGTACTTCGTATCCACACAAAGAACATGAAGCTTGCTGAAGAT GTTGATTTGGAAAAAATTTCCAAGAACACACATGGCTATGTTGGTGCAGACCTGGCTGCTCTATGCACCGAGGCTGCCCTACAATGCATCAGGGAGAAGATGGACGTGATTGACTTGGAGGACGATTCCATCGACGCAGAAATACTGAATTCCATGGCTGTTTCTAATGAACATTTTGATACTGCTCTTGGAACTAGCAATCCCTCGGCTCTACGTGAAACA GTGGTTGAAGTTCCTAATGTTAACTGGGAAGATATTGGAGGCCTTGAAAATGTCAAGCGTGAGCTCCAAGAG ACTGTTCAATATCCGGTGGAGCATCCCGAGAAATTCGAAAAGTTTGGCATGTCACCTTCTAAGGGAGTTCTTTTTTACGGACCTCCTGGATGTGGAAAGACTTTGCTGGCCAAGGCCATTGCCAATGAATGTCAGGCCAATTTTATCAGCGTCAAGGGTCCGGAATTGCTTACAATGTGGTTTGGAGAGAGTGAGGCCAATGTTCGAGAAATCTTTGACAAGGCTCGTCAATCTGCTCCTTGTGTCCTATTTTTCGATGAATTGGACTCAATTGCAACTCAG aGAGGAAGTAGTGCAGGAGATGCTGGTGGTGCTGCTGACCGAGTACTGAATCAACTTCTTACTGAAATGGATGGTATGAATGCCAAGAAAACGGTTTTCATTATTGGCGCCACCAACAGGCCAGATATAATTGATCCTGCACTGCTTCGTCCTGGCCGTCTTGATCAATTAATTTACATCCCTCTTCCTGATGAGGACTCACGCCACCAAATATTCAAAGCGTGCTTAAGAAAGTCACCTATTTCAAAAGATGTGGACTTAAGATCCCTTGCTAAGTACACTCAAGGATTTAGTGGTGCCGACATCACAGAAATATGCCAACGTGCATGCAAATACGCTATCAGAGAGAACATTGAAAAG GATATTGAAAAAGAGAGGAAGAGAAGCGAGAATCCAGAGGCCATGGAGGAGGATGTCGAAGACGAGGTGGCTGAAATAAAGGCAGGACATTTTGAGGAATCAATGAAGTATGCTCGGAGGAGTGTGAGCGATGCTGACATTCGCAAGTACCAGTCATTTGCTCAGACATTGCAGCAGTCGAGAGGATTTGGTACTGAATTCCGGTTTGCTGAGAATAGCAGCGGTGTTGCTGCATCGGATCCTTTTGCATCTTCCGCTGGTGCAGCTGATGAAGATGATCTTTACAGTTAG
- the LOC140842568 gene encoding UDP-glycosyltransferase 86A1, producing the protein MAGTHRRPHAIMIPYPYQGHINPFVYLAMKLASHGFTITFVNTQSVHYRISRAQLRTDGADIFTKARESGLDIRYATVSDGFPLSFDRSMNHDQFVEGLLHVFSAHVDELVANLCKSDPPATCLISDTFYVWASEIALKHCLVNVSFWTEPALVLSIYYHLDLLKANGHFASAENRKDMIDYIPGVEAIKPTDLMSYLQAANIWTVVHRVIYRAFEDIKKADIIICNTVQELESQTLSALCKKQPTYAIGPIVSSFTNQTVSTSLWSESDCTQWLNSKPDGSVLYVSFGSHAHTTSRQDIWEIAHGLLASGVNFLWVVRPDIVSSDETDFLPAGFENEMKGKGLIIQWCSQIKVISHCAIGGFLSHCGWNSVLESIWCGIPLICFPLFTDQFTNCKLVVNDWRIGINLRDRETITREEVAEKIKYLMSRKSSKELRSAVMDVRRTLKNALPSDGSSEKNFSLFMEEIKVQMKKKSGASVEIQDQSANHVRVPNGVNLCQQAT; encoded by the exons atGGCCGGAACCCATCGGAGGCCGCACGCCATAATGATCCCATACCCATACCAGGGGCACATTAACCCCTTTGTGTATCTAGCAATGAAGCTGGCGTCTCATGGATTCACAATCACCTTCGTCAACACGCAATCCGTTCACTACAGGATTTCGAGGGCCCAGCTGCGGACAGACGGCGCCGACATTTTCACCAAAGCTCGGGAGTCGGGGCTGGACATCCGCTACGCCACGGTGTCCGACGGGTTTCCTCTCTCGTTTGATAGATCTATGAACCACGACCAATTTGTGGAGGGGTTGCTACACGTTTTCTCCGCTCACGTGGACGAACTGGTGGCGAATTTGTGCAAGTCTGATCCGCCTGCTACGTGCTTGATTTCGGATACTTTCTATGTTTGGGCGTCGGAGATTGCGCTGAAGCATTGCTTGGTGAATGTTTCATTTTGGACGGAGCCTGCTCTGGTGTTGTCTATATATTATCATCTGGACCTGCTCAAGGCAAATGGCCACTTCGCCTCCGCCG AGAATAGGAAGGATATGATTGATTACATACCCGGAGTTGAGGCAATCAAGCCAACCGATCTCATGTCGTACCTCCAAGCTGCCAATATATGGACGGTGGTGCATCGCGTGATTTACCGAGCATTTGAGGACATAAAAAAAGCTGATATAATCATCTGCAACACAGTTCAAGAACTCGAATCCCAAACACTTTCAGCTCTATGCAAGAAACAGCCTACTTATGCTATTGGTCCTATTGTCTCTAGCTTCACAAACCAGACGGTTTCCACAAGCCTGTGGTCCGAGTCAGACTGTACACAGTGGCTAAACTCTAAGCCTGATGGGTCCGTTCTGTATGTCTCATTTGGTAGCCATGCTCACACCACTAGTAGACAGGACATTTGGGAGATAGCTCATGGACTACTAGCAAGTGGGGTGAATTTTTTATGGGTTGTAAGGCCTGATATTGTGAGCTCCGATGAGACTGATTTTCTCCCAGCTGGATTCGAAAATGAAATGAAAGGAAAAGGGTTGATAATTCAATGGTGCAGCCAGATTAAAGTCATCTCGCATTGTGCCATCGGAGGTTTTTTATCGCACTGTGGATGGAACTCCGTTCTTGAAAGCATATGGTGCGGCATTCCTTTGATCTGCTTCCCTTTGTTCACGGATCAGTTCACGAACTGCAAATTAGTCGTCAACGACTGGAGGATTGGAATTAATCTCCGCGACAGGGAGACGATAACCCGTGAAGAAGTGGCGGAAAAGATCAAATATTTGATGAGTCGGAAGAGTTCAAAGGAGCTCAGAAGCGCAGTCATGGATGTGAGGAGGACATTGAAAAACGCCTTGCCGAGCGACGGATCGTCGGAGAAAAACTTTAGCTTGTTCATGGAAGAAATCAAGGTTCAGATGAAGAAGAAAAGTGGAGCCAGTGTTGAGATTCAGGATCAATCTGCAAATCATGTTCGGGTTCCCAATGGAGTAAATCTATGTCAGCAGGCTACCTAA
- the LOC140842565 gene encoding uncharacterized protein encodes MIHTFPTSSSVPSLHLKTHFYHQIPPTTTRSNVCGFLHCAASNGNRKMISKWAVLRSEDPDAVVATSIDSASSVVRKFYEGINCRDLAQVEDLIAHNCIYEDLIFPKPFVGRKAILEFFNKFVNSISSDLQFAIDDISEEDAAAVGVTWHLEWKGKTFPFSKGCSFYRLDVINGQRQIIYGRDCVEPAIKPGETALVAIRGVTWLLQKFPTLADKL; translated from the exons ATGATCCACACGTTTCCCACCTCATCCTCTGTTCCTTCTCTCCACCTCAAGACACATTTCTATCATCAAATCCCCCCTACCACGACACGTAGCAATGTTTGTGGATTTCTGCATTGTGCTGCCTCTAATGGGAATCGTAAAATGATTAGCAAATGGGCAGTGCTTCGAAGCGAAGATCCTGATGCTGTGGTTGCCACCAGCATAGACTCTGCTTCCAGCGTCGTGAGGAAGTTTTACGAGGGAATCAACTGCCGTGATTTGGCGCAGGTGGAGGACCTCATTGCCCATAATTGCATCTACGAGGACCTTATCTTCCCTAAACCATTCGTCGGCCGCAAG GCGATCCTGGAGTTCTTCAACAAGTTCGTCAATTCAATCAGCTCAGATTTGCAGTTTGCAATTGATGATATATCCGAGGAGGATGCCGCAGCTGTTGGGGTAACTTGGCACTTGG AATGGAAGGGGAAAACTTTTCCTTTTAGCAAAGGTTGCAGCTTTTATAGGCTGGATGTAATCAATGGCCAGAGGCAAATAAT TTATGGGAGAGACTGTGTGGAACCCGCAATTAAGCCTGGGGAGACAGCTTTg GTTGCTATCAGAGGAGTGACATGGCTGCTGCAGAAATTTCCAACTTTGGCTGATAAGTTATGA